Genomic DNA from Oryza sativa Japonica Group chromosome 5, ASM3414082v1:
GGCTCGTCGGGGAGCACTTCCACCAGGTCTCCGGGGCGGAACTGATCCGgggcaggcgccgccgccgccgccgtcgccggcggcgggttgcggcggaggcgcggcgacCTCATCGGCGGGAGAGTGGAGGGGGGCACTGGACGGGGTCAAGTGAACTGGAGAGTAAACTGCAGAGAGATCCTACAGAGACAGTAGCACCGTCCGATCGGGGAGATGGAATGGACGGTTGCTATTGCTTCGATGGTCTGAATAATTTGTTATACgtataagaaaaatagaaaccCCCCTACGAGCTTATAGTAAGGCCGCCTACATTTGAAAAACAGAGAATTTTTATAAATGGTCATTCTCGCCGCACGAATGACCGCACGAAAAATGTATCTTATTACATTTGAAAAACAGAGAATTTTGATACTAATGGAACGtaggattaattaaatattaattaaaaacttgaaaaattaattagtatgattttctaaaacaactttcctatagaaaatttttacaataCCACACCATTAGCAGTTCAAGAAGCGGAAAATTGAGAAAAGATAGCACAGAACGTAGCCTTATACGAGAATTAAGCCCGTTTCCCCATCAAATTTTGGCAAACTTGATTGATAATTGAACAGTTTTACCCCCATGAAATTCACACCTTAGCGCATACGGTTCAGAAGAATTTGACCGCTTTCATCTATGAAATGGAAACATGACTGTCAACCAGGTGTTAAAATCTGAAACGTCTTGCTAAACTCACAGGCACATGTAACGTTTGCAGCAGTTAAAGGGGAAAAAATGCTGTCCTTTACAGATGCACATCAACAAGGCATAAGCCCATTGGATTCCTTCACATTCACAGTAACAGAAATCAAACTCACCCCAAAAAAATCAATGTATTCCCTGTTAATAGACATTTGTACACAAGCAATTTCTTCAGGTCAAAAAGAAGGCgtaaaaggaggaaaaagaaccTAAGTGTTAGTTCCTGTGTCGAGGTCGTATAACTCAAGATAGTAGTCCAAGCAAAGCATCCGAGGTGTACATATCATATATCATTCTTGGGCTCTCCTAGCTCAGGATGTGTTGCTGCAAACTGATCCGATTTGTCCAGTAGATCCCTGCAAATTGCAATGTGTGCTGATATCACTCAAGGTTACCTGGAGCTGATATAGCGGATAAAAGGTGCGCCATAGTACCAAGCTCCGCATGTGTTCAATCATCTGGATCCATCTCCTCATCCTGTTCTGAGGATTTATTCATGTCACTTCTATCAGATTCCTGCTGTGTGTCTTGGCTAGAATCATCTTCAGGCAAGTCGCCGTCGTAATCCTCATTTTGAGGCTCATTATTCTTGGTAGACACCATGGCCAAGCTGCGAACCATCCAATCAGGACACTCTTCTTCACCTCCAAATAGGAGCCTACCATGGCTATCTTTCGTCGACTGAACACCAGGTGACTTTGGCGTTCTACAAGAACACTCTGGTAATGGGTGGGCAAGAAAAGATACAGGTTTTGACAGCATCGCTGATTTTACAATGCCTTCTACACTTGCACTGTTATTGAGATGTTGGCGTGCAGCCAATGTCCAATTCCGTGGCGGGTGATACCGATGGTCACTAACATTTTCGAAAAGCGCAGAAATAGTCTTTCTGTTCATAAAAAGGGAAGGCATATGTCAAATCATGTAACATTAAGTATCCAGACATACTGATGGTATAAGATAATAAAGGTGTTATACCTGTCAGGCCTATAGGTTATACCAGATGGGGTTTGGTATAGCCGATGCCCCATGATCAAACTTGAGTAGTCTGGCCAGCCACTCCCATCATTATGAAACCCAGGAAAGAATGCATCAGCTTCAACCGAAACAAAATAATCAAGTGCGTCCCAGAGCAACCGATGCGCTTGCCTTCTAAATTCAACGGGAGAAGGATCTGGTTCTGTGTCATTCTCACCAATCCAGCCATACCAGCCTACTTTTTCATGAGCATAGTATGGCCTTGCAGGAGGTGGTGGCAGCGGTCTTGGGCGAGGCCCTGCTCTCTTCCATTCGTCAACGAGTTCTTTCTCAGTTTTGGGAGGTGGAGGGTGTGCCATATCTGATGCAAGAGGAGCCTCTGGGCCAACTAAATCAGATAACTCCCTCTGACTACATACAGAAGTGCGATCAACTAAGTTGGCATACATAGCTCGTAGTGGAATAAGTATTCTCTGTCCACCAAAAGTTTCAGAACCAGCCAAGTATATTATTGTAGTTGATGGATAACCTAATGCCTGAAGCAGAAGTCCAACCTGCAAAAGTGCAGATTGAAGCACCGCACAAATTGGCAACCAAAATGAATCGATAAGCACATGACATGTTAAACACAGTAATTAGCAAACTGTATCACCCTGATTCTATGGAAGAGATTAAGTTCACAGAAATAACTATTTGTCTACTTGGTACAGAAAACCGGTACCCAATAGTAATGCAAGGCATCTTGAAGGAAGAAACGAAACAATTCAAATTTAAGAAGTCTTTCTAGCTGATTTGTCTCATTTTTCCTGTGCATACGAGTGTGATTGTACAGTTAGAGATCGTTGAGACCATTTCTCTCATACCCTATATACGTATGTGAAAAGGCATAGTATCTAGTTCCACGAAGATAAATCTGAACTGCATGCATTCTAAAGTAAAACAGCATAGCACTCTTAATGAACAGCTGAAGCTCAAATTTTAATATTCACAATGTAATACAGGGCTAAACATCAATTGTATATAAAACATAAAGGAAAGATTCGCCAAGGGAAAGGAGAAACCAACAACTGGCAGTAAAACTATCTTGTTCTGCTTCTCATTTTTTCCCGAGCTCGGATTTCTTGTACTTGTACTGTTTACATTATGTTCACAAAACTAATTCCTGATTTTGGAATTACATGGGTCTGAAGCACTGCAGTATATGTATTATATCTATTAAAACAAGTTCAAAAAGAGACTCGATATTTGCTCCCAAGGTCTAGGTATTACCATGCTAATaagagaaaacaaaaaggaCTAACACCGTTGATTGTGGGTATAGATTAATCAGATATATATCAGACTGCTGCCAAATGTATAAGAATACAGTTGAACTTTTAGAAATAACTTGCGAGTTGTATAACAATATAAATCCTACTTTCAATTAGACTATGATTGAGCTAAATTACGCAAATTCTGCTAGTTTCTACTAAGAAGCAGAATGTTTTCCTCAAAATTGTACGTATGAAGAATTACATCCTAGTTCAGTGAGCAATTGACTAGAGTATACCATTACAAACAAACTAACCTCTTCTGGCATGAGTGGACATGAACCATTTATCTTCCTGGACACTGAATCAACTGATAATTGTTCCTTTACAGTTCCTCGTTTGATCATCTGATTCCTTCTATATTGAATAAGTTCTGTATGAATATCCTAGAGAAGAAGAAACTAACAGCCAGTCAAACAATAACTGCTAGGAAGATATTAGAAGGATATCCATCTGCTTACATTAGAAATTTAATCCAAATTACACAAACCTGGAACAGTTCAGCACAACCATGAAAAGCTAGAGTATCTCTTAGCAGTCCTGGGTGATATGCTAGATAAGGACGACCAGATACACGTAATCTGTACAAATTTACCGGTGTTATGCGAACAGCAAATCACATCAGCTTGTTGAATTTCAAATCTTATAGTTGCCGCGGTTTCAAATCCAAAATTTTCCATCTTTCATAGTTTCACAATAGACTATGCATCCAGAGGTGACCCAAATCAAAATTTTCCAGTACCAAGGAAATGCTTCAAAATTCTTAAGGAACAtcttttttctttgaaatttgTGAAAGCCAACTACTGGCTCAAGATTTAAGAAGGCAGGGAAAGATCACCAGCAATATTGCATATTGAGTTCAGGGGAAAGAATGACCGAATCACCTGCTAACTATTTGGTTCCCGAGAGCACGAATTTCTGGACGGAACTTCAAAGCATGGAAGGCTACCCTGCATCTAAGCCTCTGAAATTCCTCCAAGGTTGCTGGAAGGATTGACTGCAGATGTAAAAGTTCTAAGTCCACAATTAGCCGCAGAAAGAAACAAAATAGTGTTAGTGCGGCCTGGAAGATACCTGGAGACATTTGCCTCCATTAATGATTATCCCAATAACTTTTGACTTGGAAAGTTTTGGCAGGACTTCTGTCACGTAATATTCTGGAGTAGCCGAGTTTTTAGGTGATACTGTgggaaattttatcttttttctaGCCTCCCTGAGATCCTTTGGCAAACCACGCACAATAGCTACATCACTGGAAAGTGCGGAAATGAACTGATCTTCATCATATAGATATGAAAAGCTCTTGAATTTTGAACTGCAAGATcaaaacaagagaaaaaaaaaagaaaaactatagtTAGAGGTCAAGCCTAAAAGGGACAAAGAAATAAATGTATCACAAAAACAAATAACAAAGGAGACAGGGACCTGATGCCTTTTGCACGTGTCGTTGCTTGAATCTCAGGAATAACTAGGGTGGCATTTAAGAGCCTGGCAACGGCGACAAGATCACAGATCTAACAAAAGGAAATATGTCATGGACCTACAGGCTAAAGAACACATGAATGTGAACTTTACACAAGGAAACTTACTGAAGATTGTATCTTCTCAAAGCCACCATAGATCTTTGCATAAATAAAACCATTATGATAATCCAGAGCTGCAAGGCAAGTCAAAAAATTTTTTGATCAAGGTTTGAGTTCCAGGTTTTACAAGTATGCAGTGACATTGAAAACAGATCAGTCAGCATATTTATCCACAACCATATGCAGGAAAAGGAAAATCATGGAATTAATGTCTAAGGTCCAACCACACAGCACTGGAACACTCGGGATCGATCATTATAAATGAGCcgcaaaaacaaaacaatagaATGTAAAATAAAAGTTTGGTCACTCATTCAGAATCAGAATAAAGGTAGGCTGCTCAAATTAAGCTATTGAACTAACTGAATAAATAGATTTGGAAAcataagatgaaaaaaaatatgcaagcATGGTAAGCAAAGGATGGATGCAAAATTACCAGGGTAGATTTTTCTAGGTTTCGCATAAGGGTGTAAATGATCAAGTGTACTCAACGAACCCCACAATCTCCGGGGTCGAGGCCTCTGCGTAAATCATGAAGCAATAAAAAAAGGATATCATCAATTTGTATTCAACTGATGCTTGAAACTCATGGTCTCTCAAAGTGTAATTCGCCGTCAAACTTATACACTGAAGATACTGAATGTAACAATTGATAGTTGAACGTAGTCACAACTTATGACTTACTGGTCCAAACGGAAGGACATCATCCATATGCAGACTATATCTTGTGATTCCCCCAGCAGAATAATTCGCAAGGAAAAGGTGCACCAGCAGCGATAGCATCGACAGCACGATGCCAATCGCTGTGGCCAACTTGAATTTGCTCTTGAGGAGCATCTTATTTCATTAATCTCAGCTCCAGATCCTGCTGAGAAGAGATCCAAGGTCAATCCTTAGGCAGATACATCAGGGGGCTAAATGTGATGCCAAGACATGTTAGAATATATCGTGTTTATTTGGATATGCATCGCATGTTATCTCAAGCCGTCCCTCTTGGTATATCCCCCGATTTTGTTTCTATAAGTCGGTTGAGCAGATAATAGGAAGGTTCGTGCCTATATGCATTCCGCATTATTGTCAATCCAATCTATCGCATCGAGTCCTATCACGCTCTCAAGACACCATAACATTTTttaaattgaagaaaaaaaaaagacagtgaGGCGTAGATTTGCACATGATGTTTGATACAGCCTTAGCTAATGGTTAAACTATCAGCCAGCGAGTAACCACTAAGCTAAGTTAATTAACAATAACTCCGTAAAAGTGCCCGCCCCTGACAGTctatttggttggagggagtttctaggagggattgggagtttaaagggatgaggctatttgactgttttgtttggttgggggacatgggaattttggtgggatggggatggggaattgaggaatgaactccctccttttcaatacctaggtaggggcaggtaattgggagggaattcctcctttacttcgcctaaacaaatctcagccatccgttttcattaatgatctaatctccaactaaactccctatcaatttccaccacctctaccaaacaagagactaggatgaaaaatcaaattcccatcttaatctcaccatcaatttcctcgtgtaaactcccaatccccttccctcaagttgccaaacaagccGTGAATTCATCCTAAACCTTAAGGTGTAGTAGAAATGGCCACTACTGACTGTGGCCGGGGGTAGAGGGCAATGCGCCACTGGATTCAGAGCGGTGGAGGGGGAAGCCCACCCTGCGACACAAGACGATGCGACCACGAGATCTCCCCACCACCGCAGGGGCAGACCTAGCTTCCAGATCTACAAGGCTGAAGGCCAAAAtcggagaggaaaaaaaaaacgagggaggggggggtgcggggtccGGGTGCTCACCGGAGCGGAGGCGGAGAGCAGCAGGACGACGGGGCACCCACCGCTGCtgccccccctccctccctccctccccctcctcctcggcggcgggaATCGGCGAGGAGACGGGGATTGGGCAGTGGAGGCCGCAGGTGGTGATGGAGATCGGCGGCACGCGACGGCGCAGCCGCAGGCAGAGAGTGAGGACTCGATGTCgatggagatcgatcgatcgatcgatggatcctTGTTTCTTTGTTACAACAAGGCCGCCAGCACAAAAgaggccggcccattaagctagTGGAGATGGAAATGAAGCGGCATGTTAAGGGCTCCTTTGAAACTAATATTTTTAAAGGGACTATCTAAAAAACTGCCATAAGTTCTTTTAAgagaaaaactttcaaatctaactataatataatttaaCTATAACTATACTATATCTATAATATAGCTTGTATATAAATATTAGAATAATACatgcaactttatatctaaCTTATATAGATATTACAATGTAGTTACACTACTATAACTATGTtatagttacatttgaaagtttttattgccaaaaaaaaagttgggcaatttttttagcaattccatttttaaaaagtttagtAGTTCattcatatgaaaaaaatttcctAATGTGACCACATTTGGATCATATGAATAGTTATCGaaaaaatcatatgaaattcTTTTGGATTGGCTCAAAACGTAGGAATTCTAACATGAGCTTCAACCTGttggaaaaatcatttttcgtcattctctctctttcttattCCTGCGCTTTTCCAAACTGCTAATCcaatatttttcatgtattttttttccaataatCCATAGGATTTGAGCTATACGGCACTTCAATCCTATATTTCTCTTGTTTTTGCGTTTTCAGAATCATGCGTTCCAAAAGAGCCCTAAACAACTTGAATGTTTACCGATACATGTAAACATGCGATACGGGTTTTTCGTACCACAGTCTCGATCCGCTAATAAACCCAATCAAGTAACACCACATGTCTGATATTTCATGCTCACTCCCGTGCACCAACTATAACGCTTAAAATAATTCAACAATATAACTAATTTGTTTGCTAATTTGATTTAAACCGACTCGCTTGTTAAGTGAACGTGCGAGGAAACTTCAAAAGTCGTCAAATATAGTAAAACAGATGATAAAACATGCCAATAAATATGTGTATGAACCTCTTGAGTCTACAACATCCATTGAATAGATCATATTTTCATGAATAGTTACACATTGGTCCTATCAAATAAAAATAACTTTAATAGACTTATATCAATATTAATACTCCTTTGTTCATAAGTATAAGTGTTCTTGTGCTGTTTTTCGATATTAAGGTAGAAGGGGAAAAACTCGTATGTCCATCATTAAAGCCAATTTGAATTCACATACTCTCTCCGGTTCCCTAACTTTTGACATTTCGAACAACAATGATACAACATATGAAACATATCTTTGATTataattttctattataatatatataaataagtaAATACTTAAGTCTATTAAAGTATTattaaaactaattatatatcgTGTTATAGTGTCTTCAAGCTAAATAGTTTTAAACTAAATACTTTAAAAGTTACTGGTAGTCAAGTTCTAATTGTTTTatcttaatatttttaaaacacTAAGAATTATAaatcggagggagtaaatgCTTACATATGTTACAAAATTTAAATGCCtggaatatttatatttatggacGAATAGAATATATACATTTTGCTTTTAATTAAGATCTTAAGAGAACCTTATCCTTTATCTTTCTAACAATAGAAAAGGAGTCAAGACAGCCCTAGCCGGGCAGCCCCATGTAAGGCCCCACGGTGGCAATGAAATGTCATGATCTACATCAATGGACTTTGGATTCCAGACCCCCATTACACATGGCACAGCACAGCATTGCCAGCAGGTTAACAAAACAATAAGCAAACTACTCCAACAAAGAGCAgaggatgcatgcatgcttacaATGCAAGAGATGCAGAGAGTGAGCCCTGCACTATGTAccacacacacagacacactTAGGGTGAGTTTGAGAGATAGGGGATTGAGAAAATTGGGAAgccattagtgcatgattaattgagtataaactattttaaatttcaaaaatagattaatatgattttttaaagcaacttttctatggaaaatttttgcaaaaaacacatcgtttagtagtttgggaagcgtacgcgcgaaaaacgaggtgTTTTCTCACCCTATGTCAcacaaacgaacacagccttactCTTGTTCATTCCTTTGCTTGATTTGGGTATTTGCCACCATGCATCCAATGCAAGTAGTGAAGCAGATGCATACTTATTGCACACCTTGACAGGGAGTACTGTATAGTTTCTTCTCTAGGTCTGGTGATGGCTACCAATGATTCAGAAACTGCATCCACCGTGCTCTCTGGTTGGAATCAATGCTTTGATAAGGATATCAGCTCAAGCTATGCAATCCTCAAAATAGGGGTAGGGGTGGGAACATAAGAGGCAAGGTTTGGTCTTTGATACTCAAATTGTTGAATACTCGCCTATGGTGCGGATTAGTCATTGTTTTGGGGCATATCTAGTCAaactttataaactttggaCATTTGCCTTGTTATATAAAGTTTCACAACATTTTCCTCAATAAATAACTGGAGAGAGTATTGGATGCACACAATTATGCAATTTGTGAAAACACCAGGTGGCTTTAATTTGTccaatacttcaaatatatttttttcttacttcTTATACATATCAGAAGATAATTTTCCCGGTTGCGAAGTCCTGCCGAATAAACTAGGCATCCTATGGATAAAACCATCACGAATATTGGTATTGTTTTTAACGATTATACAATATCCATCGCGaatattaacttttttttgtttattttgtcATATAAAAAAACCTTAATACAatagtctatttgtaaaattaggTGTCGAATATATAGTGGAATATCTGGTTCCTAGCGGCACGATATGTGTCGTGTTCCAAAGAAAAAAGTATATGTTGTACTTGCATCCTTTGAAAACACTCTTCTATGACAGTGTCCAAGTTAACAAATGATCTAATAGTTGTGCTACCCAAATTgatatccattttttttaaatcattggtttttcaaaaacaaacttaaaagatttttcaaccttaaatcAAAATGGCATATCACCCTGAATATGGTCTAAAGATGATAAGTAAACAATATGAAAAGTTCAAGAAAGAATGGTGTCCGGTTTTGAATTTTATGCATGAATAAAAAAACATGTTAAAAATTAACGAAAATATGCAAGAGCTCTATAGAATTTAACATCGATGGCAACATGCTATTTTTACCTATAAGGCAGTACAACTATTATACTAGTATACTGTATGAACTAATGCTCTGATTCAATTAATACCTGCAGCATACCAGCATGTAGCCATGTACACAAATATAGAATTAAAGGCTGAGCCTGCAAATTGTCTCCTCTCTTGACCCCATGAAGTTAATTTGTCTTGATGAATAACACATGCATCTTCCATTCCCTAGGGGAAATGAATGCTAGAAATAGAAAGAGCAAGCTAGCTCCTGGGAACTTAGCATTCCATGATGGTGATGCCCTCTTCTACAACTCACTTGAGATTGTGTGCTCATCCACCTGCTTGCCATCAAATGGCTTTGGATTCTGGAGCACTACAAGTTTAGAGCAATATATTGATTACCCTCTCATCATGGTGAGATAAATATCTATATGGTTTACCTTAACTTCAACAGCTCAGAGTAATATGTATTTCCTTCGGTTTCAAAATTCTTAACGTTTTGAACACGGTTAGAaccaaacttttataactttgaccataaataaatttaaaaatatttagtttaaaagcactaaaataacatatatagatttattttataaagtactataataaaaaaaggtatatttatttattgtatatattataacaaAAAACATAGTCAGATATTTAGAaaaccgtgtcattgtccaaaacgtcaagaattatgaaaccggagggagtagaatttattaattaattgtagAAACATACAGTTCATGTCAGACTACACACTAGTACACAACTAGGTAGAAATGACTAACATGCTGATTAACTATATGCTATATATGACATTGAATCCTAAATATTCATAGATAACACACTGTATTTCCCCTGCACTAATACTATACTACTATACTAAATATTCTGAAAACAAAATAGAGAGAAAGATGAGGGGggaggaaaaataaaaaggacAGAGATTCCCCTGATCCTGAAAGCCAGGCTAAAagggttgggacttgggagccaCTTTGTCCCTAGTTTCAATTCAAGGAGGCCCTCTGTGTCAATCCATTAGATATGCCACTACTCTCTGTTCTTTGGACTAGTATAACTCTGCATCCAGACGAGGGAGCAGCAGCCAGCAAGGAGATCAGTGTGGAGCTGGACCTAAGCTtcgcatgcatatatgcatgctacCCTGCATCCATTTCTGAAACCTAGAGGAGTAAACTAGTTATAGTACTGTACATAGTGATATCATCTCCTGTAATATGATTCAAGAGAAGGTTGGCCTCTCCATATATTTCTTCTCACTTCATCCTCTCAAAACTAGCTTCTTCTGTTTCTTGTGCACTGCATATAataagctagcttagctagccaaCAGGTTCCAATATTCATGCTGCTCTCTTCTTCTGTGTTTTCCTCTCTACCATGTAGcatatctctctctcttaattatttGTCTTCAAATTAATCTGATCTGTTGCTTTTCAAAGTTCCAAACCCTCTTGTCTTCTTGatctcctatatatataggagCATTGATAATTCTCTATTGTTTATATTTCACTGATctctaccttttttttcttcttctttagtAAATTAAGCGCTAAACAATGATTTTATACTGCAGATGTTTGTTTGGAAGCTGTCAAAATATGACATACTGGATGATCAAAACCCTATATCTCCCATCAGTATCAACAACAGCGTAAGCAGTTTCTTCGGTTGCCACAGTGGCAAGAGGGAGGAAGAAACATCATCATCCATCATGATTTTAATACAAGATCCTCCTCAAACAGCATTGTTTTACATCATACCTGAAAAAGTAGCTACGAAATCGTTCCATATAGCATTGCAAGTACAAGTAAGCATtgtgatgttctcgtagcttgcGAACCGGTGCTACCCCGACTGAGCTTTTCTTCTTCTAAAAACTTCTCCAACCACCATACATCTTTTCTGGTGCTTTATTTGTGCTAGAATTAATATTCTTGACCTTGTAAGGCCTTTTTCTTGACCTTGTAAGGCCCTCTCACATCGTTTTCCATCTCATTATGTACCTCGTGCATCTCTTTCTTGATATCTACAAGAATGAACCTGCCATCGCCAAGTTGGCCAGCCATCTCCTACCTCATGTTCCCTTCTCCCTTCTATCCCTCCTGAGCTAGCTGCACCATCATAGCCTTTTTATGAGATAATCTCAATTAATGGCTAGTGTTTTTAGGCACTTGTGAGTTTCTCCCACATCCTAGTAGTTAATGCTACTTCTGGTCATCCATTGATTTGCTCTTATATGCAAAATATAAATGCAATGGAAGCTTGTCTTTCTCATTGAAGTTATCACTCACCAAATGGTGCTGATCGAAATTTGTAATGATGTAATTTTGTAATTCTCATTTGATTAATGTGACATTTCCTTCTTGCAACTTATAATTGTAGTGCTCATGGATGAATGCTTTTGTGATTTGTAATGGTAGATCAGAATCAAAACATTAATCCTTGGCTTCATGGGGgcctccatgcatgcatgagataGCAGGCTGCTGCCTGCAGGTTATTtttttgcatgcatgtatgtttgGTTTCGTCAGGGCATGGGTCCCCCGTCCCCAGCACTTTGGGAAATCAAATTAAGGTGTTTTGTGGcagtttcaaactttcaatgtAGAAGTATCATAATTGCTAAACATGCCCAACACTGTTGGTTTGAAACTCAGTCAAAAAAATTAACCTTGCGATTGCCGTCGAGATTCATGCTTCACACCTCCTCTTTCTCCTACTTCAATGAGCGCATCACCTTTTTCCAGACCAACGAGCTTATTTTAACTTAGTGTTACTTCctacgtcccaaaatataagtattttttaagatagGTATGGATATTAAAAAAAGTAGGTAGAGATGATTGAAGTGGTGTAATTAGTGGAGAAGATAAAGTAGGTGAAAAGAatggttatgattggttgagagaagatggtaggtggagaaatatcttcattttaagacggaggtagtatatgttATTATAGATCTATGGAGAAACTAGGGGTGCTAGAAGCCTACGTTAAAACCTGCACACCTTTATCTATATATGATGATAATAACCGTCATCCAGGCATTACAATAGGAGGGCGGCACATGGCTGGATAGGATGCGACTACAATCTCTATATAGCTAACAACCTACTCCttccgtcaaaaaaaataaataaatc
This window encodes:
- the LOC4337717 gene encoding protein EMBRYO SAC DEVELOPMENT ARREST 30 isoform X1, with the protein product MLLKSKFKLATAIGIVLSMLSLLVHLFLANYSAGGITRYSLHMDDVLPFGPRPRPRRLWGSLSTLDHLHPYAKPRKIYPALDYHNGFIYAKIYGGFEKIQSSICDLVAVARLLNATLVIPEIQATTRAKGISSKFKSFSYLYDEDQFISALSSDVAIVRGLPKDLREARKKIKFPTVSPKNSATPEYYVTEVLPKLSKSKVIGIIINGGKCLQSILPATLEEFQRLRCRVAFHALKFRPEIRALGNQIVSRLRVSGRPYLAYHPGLLRDTLAFHGCAELFQDIHTELIQYRRNQMIKRGTVKEQLSVDSVSRKINGSCPLMPEEVGLLLQALGYPSTTIIYLAGSETFGGQRILIPLRAMYANLVDRTSVCSQRELSDLVGPEAPLASDMAHPPPPKTEKELVDEWKRAGPRPRPLPPPPARPYYAHEKVGWYGWIGENDTEPDPSPVEFRRQAHRLLWDALDYFVSVEADAFFPGFHNDGSGWPDYSSLIMGHRLYQTPSGITYRPDRKTISALFENVSDHRYHPPRNWTLAARQHLNNSASVEGIVKSAMLSKPVSFLAHPLPECSCRTPKSPGVQSTKDSHGRLLFGGEEECPDWMVRSLAMVSTKNNEPQNEDYDGDLPEDDSSQDTQQESDRSDMNKSSEQDEEMDPDD
- the LOC4337717 gene encoding protein EMBRYO SAC DEVELOPMENT ARREST 30 isoform X2 — its product is MLLKSKFKLATAIGIVLSMLSLLVHLFLANYSAGGITRYSLHMDDVLPFGPRPRPRRLWGSLSTLDHLHPYAKPRKIYPALDYHNGFIYAKIYGGFEKIQSSICDLVAVARLLNATLVIPEIQATTRAKGISSKFKSFSYLYDEDQFISALSSDVAIVRGLPKDLREARKKIKFPTVSPKNSATPEYYVTEVLPKLSKSKVIGIIINGGKCLQSILPATLEEFQRLRCRVAFHALKFRPEIRALGNQIVSRLRVSGRPYLAYHPGLLRDTLAFHGCAELFQVCVIWIKFLIRNQMIKRGTVKEQLSVDSVSRKINGSCPLMPEEVGLLLQALGYPSTTIIYLAGSETFGGQRILIPLRAMYANLVDRTSVCSQRELSDLVGPEAPLASDMAHPPPPKTEKELVDEWKRAGPRPRPLPPPPARPYYAHEKVGWYGWIGENDTEPDPSPVEFRRQAHRLLWDALDYFVSVEADAFFPGFHNDGSGWPDYSSLIMGHRLYQTPSGITYRPDRKTISALFENVSDHRYHPPRNWTLAARQHLNNSASVEGIVKSAMLSKPVSFLAHPLPECSCRTPKSPGVQSTKDSHGRLLFGGEEECPDWMVRSLAMVSTKNNEPQNEDYDGDLPEDDSSQDTQQESDRSDMNKSSEQDEEMDPDD